GACAAGCATGGGCCAAAAAGCGTAAATTTCTCAGCTTCAACTTCGTCTCATCAAGGGCTGTTTTGTGTGGGCTCGGCTCAAGACGCAATCCTGTGTTGTGTGGACGCTAGAACTCCGTAAAGTACCCAAATATTGCACTGAAGCACGGCACAGTTACGTTCAAATAATGACTCAAGTAAAATGTagtcattcaaatatttacttgtgTAAGAGGAATAATatggactgaatgaaaaaaggacTCAAGTAAAGAGTAACTTCTGATTGTGTATGGAGTCTGCAGTTTTGGCACGTTTCCCCGGCTCTTCTTCAGTTGTCCTCCTACATGTCCTAAAGCATGCTTTTTAACTTGAAtgaggactctaaattttcCAGAGGtgagaatttgtttttcttttttgtctgaaTATACACTGCATGTGATTAGCGACCAGTCTCGAGGGTATCCCACTGCTCGCCCCGAATTTAATACCATTATAGCATCCCAGAATGCATTTGTCAATCCCAACCTGCTTGGATAAACACAATTCTAGAATGATCGTTTTGGACCGATTTACAGGACTATGAAAcatttcctttcctggatgacaATTACATGTGTTCTACTCGTTTGCAACACAGACTCTGTCGTTTATAATGCATGCGGAGGTTCAGTTCAGTTTGTCTCCACCTCTCCATTGCCGCTGTTTCTTCACACGTGTTTACCAGAACTGGGACCCACATAGTTGCCATAGAAACGACAGCTCTCGGCACTGACACAGCCTGTCACGAGAGTTCACTCTCCAAAGGTTTACAGATGAAAGAAATAACAAAACAGAGCACAGAGAAAACACATCTGGATAAAATGAGAGTatcaaaaatctttttatttatgaATTTGTCACACTTCACGTCACAGGTAGTGGAAAGTATAAAATGCttttgcagactttttttttttagaccatcAGGACAACGTGTATTATTACATAATGCCATTCATAGGTTAAATACCAATAATCACGACAGAGTAGTTTTACCATGTAGATCCATATCTGAAACACTTGTACAAGTCTCTTAATGCCAGCATCACATCCGGTTTCCAATGGTTTCCCGTACGTTTTTGGAAACGGAGAAGACCCATGAATGCTTTGCAGCTTTAGATCTTGCTTGGCTAAACCTTATAAAAAACGTGATTGTGAACATTAGTACTGTGCATCTAGCTTCAAACATTGCGATAAAACTCACTGAGACAGGCAAGCTTGAAACTTGAAGGTCATCACTCGAGACTTACTTGTACACCTTGCCGACATAGCTATCGCCGTCTCACATACCCTGGTGGTCACTCAAGTCTACGATTCCATTTGTACCGTTTTGAGCTGAACTGTGTGGCGCTTGGTGGAAACACGCCTTGACAGAATGACTTTCTTATGAATGTATCTGACTGATGTTTCTATATCTCAGTGATGGCGGGCAGCATGCAGGCTCGCATCCGTCCCTCCCTCCAAGCTGACCTGCATTCGGAGATCCACTGCGAGACCATAGACTGCTTCTTGTTTGGGTTCCCCACCTCCACACCCGCTTTGCTACCTGCCACACAGCCCAAGTCGCCCCCCAGTGTGGATCTGCTGTGTTTTGAGGACATGTAGGGAATGATTGTGTCGGGGTGTTTCTCAGGGCAGCAGATTTTGAGTCGCTGTGGGAGACCAGCACTGGCAGCGTGGGGGGTGCCGTGAGCTCTTGAGTGAACTGGCATCTTCCACTCACTCTCACGTTGCCCTCCTTCCTCTGGGTGGCCCCCGGGTCTTGACTGACAGGTCGACCGATTATTGTGATGTCCATAAAGATACTCCAGGGGGTCTGAGGTGCCTAAGACGTCAATGCGCCCTCCCTGCTGCAAGCCcctctcatgttttttttgtctgtgggtGAGATGTGACGCTCGCATCGTGTGGTGCGCACCGCCCAACTGGCGTGTACTTGGCAAAACATCGCCGCCGGTGTGGAACGTGGGGTGTGCCAGGTGACAAATGGAAAGGAGGTAGTCATCTGAAGAGACGTGGTCAGCGACATGTTGCGCGTTGGCCTCGTTCAAATCTTTCGGTGTCTCCTCGGTGGCTTCGCTGATTGTGGGCAGCAGCAGTCCTTCCTTGGAGAGCAGTTTGGATCGGGGCCGCATAGCTGtcaagggggtgggggaggtgcAGTGTTTATTGCCAAAACCAATTCACTCCAGCTTAGGTACAGAACATAAATATCAGCTGGGAtctgtttgttgtgaattcgCTCCACTAAAACTCACTAATATTATGGTCTGACCTTCAGACCATTTTAATATCTTCCCCCCTCACTTTTCTGAAGTTAGTAAGACAacaccccccctccaaaaaaaaaattcttgcacCTCATTTAGATTGCAATTCATAAAACTGGATAATGGGTTTGTTTTCAATTGTATATGCCCAATTTTACAGTGAGGACATGTGTGAATAAACTGAGACAGATCATCATTATTTCCATACATTACaatatttgtaacattttatgAGGGATATTACTGCGTGGTTAGAAAGAAAACCTGATTtttactgaaatgaaaaatgttcttgTCAGAGAGTgtggggcggggtggggtgggggggggttgttaggtgggggggggggatataaaATGCTATGTAAACAAGTCAAAATACAAACCATGCCAAAAAGTGTAAATACATCTGAATATTTGGGGTCTATGCATTCCCATCTGAACCCAGAGTGTAACCCACGTTATATTTTAGTCTCCACCTCCATCCCAAAAATAGAACAAGTCAAACCAAAATGCCAGCCTCTCCAAGGTGTAGCGGAGCTAAATATGGAACACACCTACAGTGAAAGACGATTGAAGCTGGCACCAGGCTGCGTCTCTCTTTCCGACGGTAAACGATGCACCCAATGTATTTTCTCTTCATGCATTACAagtaataatgataatgtaAGCCAATTCTTGCAGTTGTTTTTGCACTCACCTATTTGCCGGCGCACTGTGCAAATCTTTTCTTTTGTGCAGCGACAACCTCAAATGTCAATCTGGCACCTCCTCTCTTGCTTGCTTATCAGGTGAGATGCTGGCCGGTGATGCTTCTCCACCTCCCCCTGCGGCTGCTGCTGGTGTCTCCGACCAGAGGCAGAGGCAGAATGCAGATTTATCCTCGACACACCCCCCTCCCGCTGTTTTCCCTCCCTGGCACGCTCTCCCTCTCCTCTCCCTTGCTTACTTTTGGTTTGCCCTCCTTCCCTGCGTCTAAAAATAGATCCACCATTCATTTCCTCACCCCGTTGGGCGTTTGTGTTGAtggaggaagaaaaacacaagGCAGATAAAGACATAAATAAGAAATGTTGACAAGAGGCCACGGGGAAGGCCTGTATCCCCAACAGAATACCGAGTTCCTCTTCACTAGTCCTTATGGAACTATAACAATATGTAATGGGAATACTTCTGAGTTACACTCTATCCATACACAAatgttcaaaattattttgtttgaggTTTTTCAAaactctcatttattttttaagaatgaGTTCTCCTGAAAATGTGTGTAATTATTATGACGTTTTTGGTGTATGTGCATTCCCAAACGTATGAGGATCCATTCTAAAATTCGACGAGACAGAATACTGTGACTGTCTGGACTGTACCTTTTTCACATTGGTCATGAGGCAACTTGGCCTTCCTGTGTCAGACAAATTTTAAAACTATAGCAGCGCCTTTCTGTCTAATATTGAACACTATTCTCCCAAAAATTGTCATCAATAGGACTCACAAAAAACAGGGAACATGACACCTGTCACGAGTAATATGACAGAGGGAAAAAGTAGTCACCCGAGTATTGTTTTTGAGTAAAGTTCTCAATGAAAAGCTACTAAACTAAAGAGTAACTTGTGAGTaactcagatgtttttttttttttttaaatcagaagacagaacacaaacatcaaataaaataaaaagcaattcCCGGTATACATGGGAGTGGACACACCTGCCACTGTTTCAATTTTAAACTGCCCCAAAACCAACACGGGCATTGGTTCctacagaaacattatttgctttgttcATTTAACAGACAGCATGAAAAAACTGTGTGCTGACCAGAGTGAGCGATTGCGTGCGTGGGACACCATAGGTTAGGGCTAATGTTGCCATACCCACTGCTAAAACAACAAGAGATACATCTGGAACTTACCGCAAGGTGATTTCTCAACTGTTAAGTCGTTTGAAAAATCCAAGTTTGAGCGGTTACAATTTAGGAGCTCCAtgataaagcatttttttttaaagcctgtTTAAACCCCCCAAATGAGGGCTACGCTGGCCATGAGACTGGATTGGGTcatctgattggtgaattggagtCAATTTACATTAGTGATCCCGTGTGATTGGCGGAAGAGGCACCCTATCCGGAAG
The sequence above is drawn from the Syngnathoides biaculeatus isolate LvHL_M chromosome 11, ASM1980259v1, whole genome shotgun sequence genome and encodes:
- the si:dkeyp-72g9.4 gene encoding uncharacterized protein si:dkeyp-72g9.4 isoform X1, with the translated sequence MSSRCLCQGRAFASMRPRSKLLSKEGLLLPTISEATEETPKDLNEANAQHVADHVSSDDYLLSICHLAHPTFHTGGDVLPSTRQLGGAHHTMRASHLTHRQKKHERGLQQGGRIDVLGTSDPLEYLYGHHNNRSTCQSRPGGHPEEGGQRESEWKMPVHSRAHGTPHAASAGLPQRLKICCPEKHPDTIIPYMSSKHSRSTLGGDLGCVAGSKAGVEVGNPNKKQSMVSQWISECRSAWREGRMRACMLPAITEI
- the si:dkeyp-72g9.4 gene encoding uncharacterized protein si:dkeyp-72g9.4 isoform X2, with amino-acid sequence MRPRSKLLSKEGLLLPTISEATEETPKDLNEANAQHVADHVSSDDYLLSICHLAHPTFHTGGDVLPSTRQLGGAHHTMRASHLTHRQKKHERGLQQGGRIDVLGTSDPLEYLYGHHNNRSTCQSRPGGHPEEGGQRESEWKMPVHSRAHGTPHAASAGLPQRLKICCPEKHPDTIIPYMSSKHSRSTLGGDLGCVAGSKAGVEVGNPNKKQSMVSQWISECRSAWREGRMRACMLPAITEI